The following are encoded together in the Ketobacter sp. MCCC 1A13808 genome:
- a CDS encoding FHA domain-containing protein produces MKSRLLQTMILFCASPVLIASVQAATVVKISAIKKGEAVQHGMASLVSDEVLLMNNLFIDLGDQLQVSDEKTGATIIGNVISTNKDADLALISAKGLSGEPFVLAREGVQPGRQVKLQFLENTNRQGTVHSILPPGQGSARVRHTIQVKENEFGAPLLNNCSELAGISQNPKRGFLDQKLAPSTEFSLTGDVETLKQFLEKNKIQYSEARDVCLSVQDLLEKERIEKQSKNKALEEIAKKQAVIEKQKSDLEILQKELEARNKEQEEDLKRKAEQLEEEIKKNEAALEAQKALEQQKAKKDEEIRQAKVAEENARKKQTYIISGLGILTLTIALVALISLRKKKQAMKVIEKESLSNKQQLTVELAKNESAQSELEKASASFNDILLVGTDEDQNKFRVKINGKALAQASDGQILGRSVQNSDYVINLEQISRQHIRITLVEGTVYFEDLGSFNGSSINDINLKPGTPSPIRANDRVRIGTISCKVIFME; encoded by the coding sequence ATGAAAAGTCGTTTACTGCAAACGATGATCCTATTTTGCGCATCACCTGTGTTGATTGCCAGTGTACAGGCGGCAACGGTAGTTAAGATATCGGCAATCAAAAAAGGTGAAGCGGTTCAACATGGGATGGCATCACTGGTCTCTGATGAAGTGTTACTTATGAACAATCTGTTTATTGATCTGGGAGATCAATTGCAAGTTTCTGATGAAAAAACCGGTGCCACCATTATCGGTAACGTCATTAGCACCAATAAGGATGCAGATTTAGCGCTCATTTCAGCTAAAGGCTTGTCCGGCGAGCCCTTCGTCCTCGCTAGAGAAGGCGTGCAACCTGGAAGACAAGTTAAACTCCAGTTTCTGGAAAACACCAACCGCCAGGGCACTGTGCATTCCATCCTGCCGCCCGGACAAGGCTCAGCCAGGGTTAGGCACACCATTCAAGTAAAAGAAAATGAATTTGGCGCTCCACTTCTCAATAACTGTAGCGAGTTAGCAGGTATCAGCCAAAATCCAAAACGTGGCTTCCTGGATCAAAAACTAGCCCCTTCCACAGAGTTTAGTCTCACTGGCGATGTTGAAACCCTGAAGCAATTCCTGGAAAAAAACAAAATTCAATATAGTGAAGCCAGGGACGTCTGCCTATCGGTTCAGGACCTGCTGGAAAAAGAACGAATAGAAAAACAATCTAAGAATAAGGCACTTGAAGAAATAGCCAAGAAGCAGGCTGTTATAGAAAAACAAAAATCGGATCTGGAGATATTACAAAAAGAGCTTGAGGCACGAAACAAGGAGCAGGAAGAAGATCTCAAACGTAAAGCAGAACAGCTAGAAGAAGAAATCAAAAAGAATGAAGCAGCCCTTGAAGCGCAAAAAGCACTTGAGCAACAAAAGGCAAAAAAAGACGAAGAAATTCGCCAGGCAAAAGTGGCTGAAGAGAATGCCCGAAAAAAACAGACCTATATCATTTCCGGACTTGGCATTCTCACACTGACAATTGCTTTGGTCGCCTTGATCAGCCTGCGTAAGAAAAAGCAAGCGATGAAAGTAATTGAAAAAGAATCGCTATCTAATAAACAACAGCTGACTGTAGAATTGGCTAAGAACGAATCTGCACAATCTGAACTTGAGAAAGCAAGCGCCAGCTTTAACGATATTCTGTTAGTTGGAACGGATGAAGATCAGAACAAATTCAGGGTTAAGATTAATGGTAAAGCGTTGGCCCAGGCATCCGACGGACAAATTCTGGGGCGATCTGTCCAGAATTCAGACTATGTTATAAATCTGGAACAGATTTCCCGTCAGCATATCCGGATCACACTCGTCGAAGGCACCGTGTATTTTGAAGATCTGGGGAGTTTTAATGGGAGTTCAATTAATGATATTAATTTAAAACCAGGGACACCGAGCCCTATTCGAGCCAACGACAGAGTTCGGATAGGAACAATTAGTTGCAAAGTCATTTTCATGGAGTAG